The proteins below are encoded in one region of Bifidobacterium catenulatum DSM 16992 = JCM 1194 = LMG 11043:
- a CDS encoding LacI family DNA-binding transcriptional regulator, translating into MATIREIAKRVGFSQATVSRVLKDDPTFSVKDSTREKILNASLEMGYKNVPQYQRITIPQDVAILDNVVPDEGLQDAYFDELREVLVKHAEEQLMNVTMQKDVDSLIANADKYAGFISIGPSPLDRKTLHRLHKKLPHGVFIDINPAPALFDSVQPDLEQTILDAIDALMASGCSRIGFIGGLGNIMGEHEYPEDVRTFAFRNWALRLGLDVKGLVYADGPFTVENGRLQGCQLVQDHADDLPDAVIVAADPLAVGVLQAFATENVMVPRDIKVISINNQEIAKYTSPALSSYDISQDELAKAAVLMLAEALTANRKISQHMRISTSLVARDSFTPQD; encoded by the coding sequence ATGGCCACTATCAGAGAGATAGCAAAACGGGTAGGTTTCTCCCAAGCCACTGTTTCGAGGGTTTTGAAGGACGATCCCACCTTTTCGGTGAAGGATTCCACCCGCGAGAAAATCCTAAACGCCAGTCTGGAAATGGGGTACAAGAACGTACCGCAATACCAACGCATCACCATTCCGCAAGATGTTGCGATTCTCGACAATGTCGTTCCCGACGAGGGTTTGCAGGACGCGTATTTCGACGAGTTGCGCGAAGTGCTCGTCAAGCATGCCGAAGAGCAGCTCATGAACGTGACCATGCAGAAGGACGTGGATTCGCTGATCGCCAACGCCGACAAATACGCAGGCTTCATTTCGATTGGTCCGTCGCCGTTGGATCGTAAGACGTTGCACCGTCTGCATAAGAAACTTCCCCACGGCGTCTTCATCGACATCAATCCTGCGCCGGCATTGTTCGATTCGGTGCAACCCGATTTGGAACAGACGATCTTGGATGCGATTGACGCGCTTATGGCGTCCGGCTGTTCACGAATCGGCTTTATTGGCGGCTTGGGCAACATTATGGGCGAGCATGAATATCCGGAAGACGTTCGTACGTTCGCATTTCGCAATTGGGCGCTGCGTTTGGGTTTGGATGTGAAGGGATTGGTGTATGCGGATGGCCCGTTCACTGTGGAAAACGGCCGTTTGCAGGGGTGTCAGTTAGTACAGGATCATGCTGATGATTTGCCCGATGCAGTGATCGTCGCCGCCGATCCGTTGGCGGTCGGCGTGCTACAGGCGTTTGCCACCGAAAATGTGATGGTACCGCGAGATATCAAAGTAATCAGCATCAACAATCAGGAGATCGCGAAATACACGTCTCCCGCATTATCGTCGTACGACATCAGCCAGGACGAACTTGCGAAAGCCGCAGTACTCATGCTTGCCGAAGCACTGACCGCCAACCGCAAAATCAGCCAGCATATGCGAATCTCCACCAGTCTCGTCGCCCGCGACAGCTTCACCCCGCAAGACTAA
- a CDS encoding glycoside hydrolase family 2 TIM barrel-domain containing protein, translated as MIARDKNHPCVVMWSIANEPGLDGDGERPQQAYDYFRPLYELAHASDPQNRPVTLVCCQNDYTTDIAERTMDVVCINRYYGWYNLSGRIHPVAGGITPPERPSAG; from the coding sequence ATGATTGCGCGCGACAAGAACCACCCGTGCGTAGTAATGTGGTCGATCGCCAATGAGCCAGGATTGGATGGTGACGGGGAACGTCCACAGCAGGCGTATGACTACTTTCGTCCGCTGTATGAGCTGGCGCACGCCAGCGACCCGCAGAACAGGCCGGTCACACTGGTATGCTGCCAAAACGACTACACGACCGACATCGCCGAACGAACCATGGATGTGGTGTGCATCAACCGCTACTACGGCTGGTACAACCTGAGCGGTCGAATTCACCCAGTAGCCGGAGGAATCACCCCGCCAGAGAGGCCTTCAGCGGGGTGA
- a CDS encoding alpha/beta hydrolase, with amino-acid sequence MMSDEQALIAQYAEKYGLTDEMIKHAERWTETDGDLAGLSEKRVRGILDLRFSAIAVDTPRSELWHTPDTIDVIEDLPYLPDGGYDTEAGQCRGHLLDLYLPHDAVLRAGHTTPVYIDIHGGGFTYGYKELNRNFNVHLADMGFAVFSLNYRPAPQTDLRGQLADVQAALRWIKAHLADYPVNPNAVFLTGDSAGGALTMLTLAIENSAEAAAAFGIDEPSGIGFAGAAPVCGVYSLASKQTADEAGLGSTAFSPDTRIALDEALGTEFFAGLEAADPRFLTAEGLVNNVDLPPLFITTCSDDFLEADNLALATALSRKSADFELFDPKTGRHEALGHVFVIGMPWLTASVDCLERIRDFSYDRC; translated from the coding sequence ATGATGTCGGACGAACAGGCACTCATCGCACAATATGCGGAAAAATATGGTCTTACCGACGAGATGATCAAGCATGCGGAACGTTGGACGGAAACCGACGGCGATCTTGCGGGACTTTCCGAAAAGCGAGTCCGCGGAATTCTTGACCTGCGTTTCAGCGCGATCGCAGTAGACACTCCACGTTCCGAACTGTGGCATACTCCGGACACGATCGATGTGATCGAAGACCTTCCATACCTGCCTGACGGCGGTTACGATACGGAAGCCGGGCAGTGCCGCGGACACTTACTTGATCTGTATCTGCCACATGATGCTGTACTGCGCGCCGGGCACACGACACCGGTGTACATCGATATACATGGCGGCGGTTTCACCTACGGATATAAGGAACTGAACCGTAATTTCAACGTGCATCTGGCCGATATGGGATTCGCCGTGTTCTCACTGAATTATCGCCCGGCCCCGCAGACCGACTTGAGGGGCCAGCTGGCGGATGTGCAAGCGGCATTACGTTGGATCAAGGCGCATCTGGCCGATTATCCAGTCAATCCAAACGCCGTATTCCTCACCGGCGATTCGGCCGGCGGCGCATTGACCATGCTGACATTGGCCATTGAAAACAGCGCCGAAGCTGCGGCCGCGTTCGGCATTGACGAGCCTTCGGGCATCGGTTTCGCCGGCGCGGCTCCGGTTTGCGGCGTGTACAGCCTGGCTTCCAAGCAGACCGCCGACGAAGCCGGCTTGGGCTCTACCGCATTCTCCCCAGACACGCGAATCGCGCTCGACGAAGCTCTTGGCACGGAATTCTTCGCCGGCCTCGAAGCGGCTGATCCGCGATTCCTCACTGCAGAAGGACTCGTCAACAACGTTGATCTGCCGCCGCTGTTCATTACCACCTGCAGCGACGATTTTTTGGAGGCAGATAATCTGGCGCTTGCCACGGCCCTATCGCGCAAGAGTGCCGATTTCGAACTTTTCGACCCGAAAACGGGCCGTCACGAAGCATTGGGGCACGTATTCGTGATCGGCATGCCATGGCTGACGGCCAGCGTGGATTGCCTCGAGCGCATCCGTGATTTCTCATACGACCGCTGCTGA
- a CDS encoding glycoside hydrolase family 172 protein — protein sequence MQVDSLGAFSARNPLDSLAVTAPGRTRCVNAENPTGGKGTAATAASALGPSRKGSPCIQTVKAGESVTLMNVDGPGVIRHIWMTVTDRTSPTGPNVLRNLILEFYWDGEETPSVQCPIGDFFCCGHAQACRVNSMPVVVVPNRGFNCYFSMPFEHARIVLRNDHNEDVPAFFYQIDYTEYDSLPAGTMRFHAQWRRERVTELARDYVVLDGVQGRGAYIGTYLALTALESRWWGEGEVKMYIDGDDQYPTWCSTGAEDYFGGAWSFADFDEHGRMHEQTFCAPYVGFPFYSQRLASHRESAYWDVNTPVTRGLYRWHIPDPIYFEHDLRVEWQQIGTEEGGNFERQDDVASVAYWYQLEPHTPFTPIGDRHFRQPR from the coding sequence ATGCAGGTCGATTCATTGGGTGCGTTCTCCGCGCGCAATCCGCTGGACTCGCTTGCGGTTACAGCGCCGGGACGCACGCGTTGTGTGAACGCCGAGAATCCCACAGGCGGCAAAGGCACTGCGGCCACTGCGGCCAGTGCACTTGGCCCGTCGCGCAAAGGCAGCCCCTGCATCCAAACCGTGAAAGCGGGGGAGAGCGTCACTTTGATGAATGTGGACGGTCCGGGCGTGATCCGCCATATTTGGATGACCGTCACCGATCGCACGTCGCCTACCGGCCCGAACGTGCTTCGTAACCTGATCCTAGAATTCTATTGGGATGGCGAGGAAACCCCGTCCGTGCAATGCCCGATCGGCGACTTCTTTTGCTGCGGCCATGCGCAGGCCTGCCGAGTCAATTCGATGCCGGTGGTGGTCGTACCCAATCGCGGTTTCAACTGCTATTTCTCCATGCCGTTCGAACATGCGCGCATCGTGCTCCGCAACGATCACAATGAAGACGTTCCTGCGTTCTTCTACCAGATTGACTACACCGAATATGACTCGCTTCCGGCCGGCACCATGCGTTTCCATGCACAGTGGCGTCGCGAACGTGTCACCGAACTGGCTCGCGATTATGTGGTGCTTGATGGCGTGCAGGGGCGTGGCGCGTATATTGGCACGTATCTGGCGCTCACCGCGTTGGAAAGCCGTTGGTGGGGCGAGGGCGAAGTCAAAATGTACATCGATGGAGACGACCAGTACCCTACATGGTGCAGTACTGGTGCTGAGGATTATTTCGGTGGTGCGTGGAGTTTCGCTGATTTTGACGAGCATGGGCGCATGCATGAGCAGACGTTCTGCGCGCCGTACGTCGGATTCCCGTTCTACTCACAGCGTCTCGCCTCGCATCGCGAAAGCGCGTATTGGGATGTGAATACGCCTGTGACCCGTGGACTGTATCGCTGGCACATTCCCGATCCGATTTATTTCGAGCACGATCTGCGTGTGGAATGGCAGCAGATCGGCACTGAAGAGGGTGGCAATTTCGAGCGTCAGGACGACGTTGCTTCCGTCGCGTACTGGTATCAGCTCGAGCCGCACACACCGTTCACGCCGATTGGCGATCGCCACTTCCGTCAGCCCCGCTGA
- a CDS encoding glycoside hydrolase family 127 protein — protein sequence MEGQSLVTDIHNRHSHPIELRDATVTDPFWAAEQELVRTAVIPYQWNALNDNVPGAAPSYCMHNFKAAAAQNAERHEQGKAFVPPKYTFRGFEALPEDPANPDPDKFYGFVFQDTDFSKWIEAVGYSLTHHPDAELEATADAAIDIVCAAQLDNGYLDTYYILNGMDRHFTNLKDHHELYCFGHLVEGAVAYYEATGKRKLLDAACRFADYIDSRFGTEEGRLHGYPGHEIAEMALVKLAAVTGETRYADLAEYFVWQRGQQPLYFALEDRRRAEEDGRNYEPREQNYTYYQADKPVTEQTEALGHAVRAAYFYSGVADVARITGEAALLESCETLWRNIVDRKLYITGGIGATHMGEAFSFDYDLPNDTAYSESCAAIALAFFARRMLEIQPKSEYADVMESALYNTTLAGMALDGKSFFYVNPLEVVPEACHRDERKFHVKPVRQKWFGCACCPPNIARMVESVQQYAYTVADDASTLYVHLYMGGVVSAKLGGSDVSLEVRAGMPWNGAGAITVTLPSSDEGQVPESFALALRLPAWAGGESAADSIHATGEKDSRITRTTRDGYLYLTGTWRDGDVIDFDFPMPVRMIAANPLVREDAGKVAFIRGPLAYCAEGTDNGDNLHLLHADAETIAADPDSVKVNEITFHAQAAAQDERGLGEVEPVDLPMVTLTIPAWRESSQGAADKSLYALWQPAQRQPTEVTLIPYFAWANRGETEMTVFLRS from the coding sequence ATGGAAGGACAATCTCTCGTGACCGACATCCATAACCGCCACAGCCATCCAATAGAGCTGCGCGACGCCACCGTCACCGACCCGTTCTGGGCCGCCGAGCAGGAGCTCGTACGCACCGCGGTGATTCCATATCAGTGGAATGCGTTGAACGACAACGTTCCCGGTGCCGCCCCCAGCTACTGCATGCACAACTTCAAGGCCGCGGCCGCGCAGAATGCCGAGCGTCACGAGCAGGGCAAGGCCTTCGTGCCGCCGAAATACACCTTCCGCGGCTTCGAGGCGCTGCCGGAAGACCCGGCCAATCCCGACCCGGACAAATTCTATGGATTTGTGTTCCAAGACACCGACTTCTCCAAGTGGATCGAAGCGGTCGGCTACTCGCTGACCCATCATCCCGACGCCGAACTCGAGGCCACAGCCGACGCGGCCATCGACATCGTGTGCGCGGCGCAGCTGGACAACGGCTACCTTGACACCTACTACATTCTCAACGGCATGGACCGCCACTTCACCAATCTGAAGGACCATCACGAACTGTACTGTTTCGGGCATCTGGTCGAAGGTGCGGTCGCCTACTACGAGGCCACGGGCAAACGCAAGCTACTTGATGCGGCCTGCCGTTTCGCCGATTACATCGATTCCCGATTTGGTACGGAAGAAGGCAGGCTGCACGGCTATCCGGGCCATGAGATCGCTGAGATGGCGCTGGTGAAGCTGGCTGCGGTAACCGGCGAGACCCGTTACGCCGACCTGGCCGAATACTTCGTATGGCAGCGTGGACAGCAACCACTGTACTTTGCACTCGAAGATCGCCGCCGTGCCGAAGAGGACGGTCGCAACTACGAGCCACGTGAACAGAACTACACCTACTATCAAGCCGACAAGCCGGTCACGGAACAAACGGAGGCGCTCGGTCATGCCGTGCGCGCCGCCTACTTCTACTCAGGCGTGGCCGACGTGGCGAGAATCACCGGGGAAGCAGCACTGCTGGAATCCTGCGAGACGCTCTGGCGCAACATCGTCGACAGGAAACTGTATATCACCGGCGGCATCGGTGCCACGCATATGGGCGAGGCGTTCTCCTTCGACTACGATCTGCCGAACGACACCGCCTACTCGGAAAGCTGCGCGGCCATCGCACTCGCGTTCTTTGCGCGCCGTATGCTTGAGATTCAGCCAAAATCCGAATATGCGGACGTCATGGAATCGGCCTTGTACAACACCACGCTGGCCGGCATGGCGCTCGATGGCAAAAGCTTCTTCTATGTGAATCCGTTGGAGGTCGTGCCCGAAGCCTGCCATCGCGACGAACGCAAGTTCCACGTCAAGCCGGTCCGTCAGAAGTGGTTCGGCTGCGCGTGCTGCCCGCCGAACATCGCCCGCATGGTCGAAAGTGTGCAACAGTACGCCTACACGGTGGCCGACGATGCCTCCACGCTGTATGTGCACCTGTATATGGGTGGCGTGGTGTCCGCGAAACTCGGCGGTTCCGATGTCTCCCTCGAAGTGCGGGCCGGTATGCCGTGGAATGGCGCCGGCGCCATCACCGTGACCCTTCCTTCCTCCGATGAGGGGCAGGTTCCGGAGTCCTTTGCCTTGGCCCTTCGCCTGCCTGCCTGGGCCGGTGGCGAGTCGGCCGCCGACTCCATCCATGCCACGGGTGAGAAGGATTCTCGCATCACACGCACCACCCGTGACGGCTACCTCTACCTCACCGGTACTTGGCGTGACGGTGACGTCATCGATTTCGACTTCCCCATGCCGGTCAGGATGATTGCGGCCAATCCTCTCGTACGCGAAGACGCAGGCAAGGTCGCCTTCATACGCGGCCCGCTGGCCTACTGCGCGGAAGGCACCGACAATGGCGACAATCTGCATCTGCTACATGCTGATGCCGAGACGATCGCCGCCGATCCGGACTCCGTCAAAGTCAACGAAATCACCTTCCATGCGCAGGCCGCCGCACAGGACGAACGAGGCTTGGGCGAAGTGGAACCGGTCGATCTGCCAATGGTCACGCTGACCATTCCCGCTTGGCGGGAGTCCTCGCAGGGCGCCGCCGACAAGTCGCTGTACGCACTGTGGCAGCCGGCACAACGTCAACCGACGGAAGTCACACTGATTCCGTATTTCGCATGGGCCAATCGTGGCGAAACCGAGATGACGGTGTTCCTGCGCAGCTGA
- a CDS encoding ABC transporter ATP-binding protein, with product MAKRNTFREDEELEEQINLRDILRIGVYLKPYMSRIARILAVVVMMSCIAVVVPYLTKIMIDSAIPSKNLTLLGELTGLMAVLIVMYEFGLRYRTVEITRVGQLMLKDMRRDIFTHIQTLPFSYFDSRPHGKILIRVVNYVNTLSDTLSSGLINVISDAFTFLITLVVMFVVDWRLALFSLALFPFLIAWVLILQHFQRRAYQVLSNKQSNLNAFIHESIAGVKTTQTFAQETAQFKTFQEQQNDVRTSWMKAVHIQFLMWPGIQTISVMTIAFIYYVGVTGFGAVNVSTGVLIAFVGYANNFWNPVISIGNFYNQLITCSAYLERIFETLDVQPEIRNASDATELPPIEGRVDFNDVIFRYEPDGRNILNLVDLHVAPGSTVALVGPTGAGKTTIINLLSRFYDVAEGSVTIDGHDVRSVTLESLRRQMGVMLQDTFIFSGNVRENIRYGKLDATDAEIEAAAKAVHAHEFIMDLPNGYDTVVEERGSTLSAGQRQLIAFARVLLADPRILILDEATSNIDTRTEEALQAGLNHLLKGRTSFIIAHRLSTIENADMICYIDHGQIVEQGNHAELLAKRGAYYRLYDSQYAMIKV from the coding sequence ATGGCAAAACGTAATACATTCCGTGAAGACGAGGAACTGGAAGAGCAGATTAATCTGCGCGATATTCTGCGTATCGGCGTCTATTTAAAACCATATATGTCACGTATCGCACGCATTCTTGCCGTCGTCGTAATGATGAGCTGCATCGCGGTAGTCGTGCCATATTTGACGAAAATCATGATCGATAGTGCGATTCCGTCGAAAAATCTCACCTTACTTGGTGAATTAACGGGATTGATGGCAGTGCTTATCGTGATGTACGAGTTCGGATTGCGCTATCGTACCGTTGAAATTACTCGAGTTGGTCAGCTCATGTTGAAAGATATGCGTCGCGATATTTTCACGCATATTCAAACGCTGCCGTTCAGCTATTTCGATTCGCGTCCGCACGGCAAAATCCTGATTCGCGTGGTCAATTATGTGAACACCCTTTCCGACACGTTGAGTTCCGGCTTGATCAATGTGATTTCCGACGCGTTCACGTTCCTGATCACTCTGGTGGTCATGTTTGTGGTCGATTGGCGGCTCGCGCTGTTCAGCCTTGCGCTTTTCCCGTTCCTGATCGCATGGGTGCTGATATTGCAACATTTCCAGCGCCGCGCGTACCAGGTGCTGTCGAACAAGCAGAGCAATCTCAACGCATTCATCCACGAGTCGATCGCCGGCGTGAAAACCACGCAGACCTTCGCTCAGGAGACTGCGCAGTTCAAAACCTTCCAGGAGCAGCAGAACGACGTGCGCACCTCGTGGATGAAGGCTGTGCACATTCAGTTCCTCATGTGGCCGGGCATCCAGACCATTTCCGTCATGACGATCGCGTTCATCTACTATGTGGGCGTTACGGGCTTCGGCGCGGTAAACGTTTCCACCGGCGTGCTGATCGCGTTCGTCGGGTATGCGAATAATTTCTGGAATCCGGTGATCAGCATCGGCAATTTCTACAATCAGCTGATTACCTGTTCCGCGTATCTTGAGCGTATTTTCGAAACGCTTGATGTGCAGCCGGAGATCCGCAATGCGTCTGACGCGACCGAACTGCCGCCAATCGAAGGTCGCGTCGATTTCAACGATGTCATCTTCCGTTACGAGCCTGACGGTCGCAATATTCTCAATCTGGTTGATCTGCATGTTGCGCCAGGCAGTACTGTTGCGTTGGTCGGCCCGACCGGGGCCGGCAAAACCACGATCATCAACCTGCTGTCGCGTTTTTACGACGTTGCAGAAGGGTCGGTGACGATTGACGGGCATGACGTGCGTTCGGTCACATTGGAATCGTTACGTCGGCAGATGGGCGTCATGCTGCAAGATACGTTCATTTTCTCTGGCAATGTGCGCGAGAATATTCGTTACGGCAAGTTGGATGCGACCGATGCCGAGATCGAAGCGGCTGCGAAGGCGGTGCATGCGCACGAGTTCATCATGGATTTGCCGAACGGATACGACACGGTGGTGGAGGAGCGTGGTTCCACGCTTTCCGCAGGTCAGCGCCAGTTGATTGCGTTCGCGCGAGTGCTGCTAGCCGATCCTCGCATTCTGATTCTCGACGAAGCCACGTCGAATATCGATACTCGTACCGAAGAGGCGCTTCAGGCCGGATTGAACCACCTGCTGAAGGGACGTACGAGCTTCATCATCGCGCACCGATTGTCCACCATCGAGAACGCGGACATGATCTGCTACATCGACCATGGGCAGATCGTAGAGCAAGGCAACCACGCCGAGCTGCTTGCCAAGCGTGGTGCCTACTATCGCCTCTACGATTCCCAATACGCCATGATCAAGGTCTGA